One genomic region from Cellulomonas fengjieae encodes:
- the pyk gene encoding pyruvate kinase, with product MRRAKIVCTIGPATESAEQIQALVDAGMDVARLNRSHGDTEVHKRVYDNVRAAAKASGRSVAVLVDLQGPKIRLGRFVAGKHDLAVGDTFTITTEDVEGTKELVSTTHKGLPNDARVGDPILIDDGKVLVRVTAVEGPRVVTRVEVPGTVSNNKGLNLPGVAVSVPAMSDKDEEDLRWALTVGADIIALSFVRSAADYDDVRRIMEEENRVVPVIAKIEKPQAVENLAEIVAAFDGIMVARGDLGVELPLEQVPLVQKRAVELARRNAKPVIVATQVLESMTTNPRPTRAETSDCANAVLDGADAVMLSGETSVGDYPIETVRTMARIIVATEEMGRERMAPLGSTPHTRGGAITRAAAEIGETLDVKYLVTFTQSGDSARRMSRLRSSIPLLAFTPIDEVRNVLSLSWGVQTYRVPSVEDTDAMVSQVDSTLRANGLAEIGDYVVVVAGAPVGVVGSTNSIVVHKIGDEENASGRIA from the coding sequence ATGCGTAGAGCAAAGATCGTCTGCACCATTGGTCCCGCCACGGAGTCCGCGGAGCAGATCCAGGCCCTCGTCGACGCCGGGATGGACGTGGCGCGGCTGAACCGCAGCCACGGCGACACCGAGGTCCACAAGCGGGTGTACGACAACGTCCGCGCGGCCGCCAAGGCCTCCGGCCGTTCGGTGGCCGTGCTCGTGGACCTCCAGGGTCCGAAGATCCGCCTCGGCCGGTTCGTCGCCGGCAAGCACGACCTCGCCGTCGGTGACACGTTCACCATCACGACCGAGGACGTCGAGGGCACCAAGGAGCTCGTCTCGACCACCCACAAGGGGCTGCCGAACGACGCCCGCGTCGGTGACCCGATTCTCATCGACGACGGCAAGGTCCTCGTCCGCGTCACCGCGGTGGAGGGGCCCCGCGTGGTCACCCGCGTCGAGGTCCCCGGCACCGTCTCCAACAACAAGGGCCTCAACCTGCCCGGCGTCGCCGTGTCGGTGCCCGCGATGAGCGACAAGGACGAGGAGGACCTGCGCTGGGCCCTCACCGTCGGCGCCGACATCATCGCGCTGTCGTTCGTGCGGTCCGCCGCCGACTACGACGACGTGCGCCGGATCATGGAGGAGGAGAACCGGGTCGTCCCGGTCATCGCCAAGATCGAGAAGCCGCAGGCCGTCGAGAACCTGGCGGAGATCGTGGCCGCGTTCGACGGCATCATGGTCGCCCGTGGCGACCTGGGCGTCGAGCTCCCGCTCGAGCAGGTGCCGCTCGTCCAGAAGCGCGCGGTCGAGCTGGCCCGGCGCAACGCCAAGCCGGTCATCGTGGCGACGCAGGTGCTCGAGTCCATGACGACCAATCCCCGCCCGACGCGCGCGGAGACCTCGGACTGCGCCAACGCGGTGCTCGACGGGGCCGACGCGGTCATGCTCTCCGGCGAGACCAGCGTGGGCGACTACCCGATCGAGACGGTCCGCACCATGGCCCGGATCATCGTGGCGACCGAGGAGATGGGCCGGGAGCGCATGGCGCCCCTCGGCTCGACCCCGCACACCCGCGGTGGGGCGATCACCCGCGCCGCCGCCGAGATCGGCGAGACGCTCGACGTCAAGTACCTCGTGACGTTCACGCAGTCGGGCGACTCGGCGCGCCGCATGTCGCGCCTGCGCTCGAGCATCCCGCTGCTCGCCTTCACGCCGATCGACGAGGTCCGCAACGTCCTGTCGCTCAGCTGGGGCGTGCAGACGTACCGGGTGCCGTCGGTCGAGGACACGGACGCGATGGTGAGCCAGGTCGACTCGACGCTGCGCGCGAACGGGCTCGCGGAGATCGGCGACTACGTCGTCGTCGTCGCGGGTGCCCCGGTGGGCGTCGTCGGTTCGACCAACTCGATCGTCGTGCACAAGATCGGTGACGAGGAGAACGCGAGCGGTCGCATCGCCTGA
- the gdhA gene encoding NADP-specific glutamate dehydrogenase, with protein sequence MRQQLAHVLEQVLRRNPGEQEFHQAVVEVFDSLEPVLRKNPQYVDAAVLERLCEPERQLIFRVPWVDDAGTVHTNRGFRVEYNSALGPYKGGLRFHPSVYLGIVKFLGFEQVFKNALTGMPIGGGKGGSDFDPRGRSQGEVMRFCQSFMTELYRHLGEHTDVPAGDIGVGGREIGYLFGQYKRITNRYESGVLTGKGLTWGGSLVRTEATGYGTVLFAERMLQNRGTSFDGRRVVVSGSGNVAQYAIQKAQQLGGHVVACSDSTGYVLDERGIDLDLLQQTREVERLPVSIYAERRGATFVPGRRVWEVGAQVALPCATQNELDEDSAAALVRSGVIAVAEGANMPTTPSAVALLRDAGVLFGPGKAANAGGVATSALEMQQNASRDSWSFEYTEERLAGIMHSIHDRCLATADEYEAPGNYVVGANIAGFTKVADAMLALGVV encoded by the coding sequence ATGAGACAACAGCTGGCCCACGTCCTCGAGCAGGTGCTGCGCCGCAACCCGGGCGAGCAGGAGTTCCACCAGGCGGTGGTCGAGGTGTTCGACAGCCTGGAGCCCGTGCTCCGCAAGAACCCCCAGTACGTGGACGCCGCCGTCCTCGAGCGGCTGTGCGAGCCCGAGCGCCAGCTCATCTTCCGGGTGCCGTGGGTCGACGACGCCGGCACGGTGCACACCAACCGCGGCTTCCGGGTCGAGTACAACTCGGCGCTCGGCCCGTACAAGGGAGGCCTGCGCTTCCACCCCTCGGTCTACCTGGGCATCGTCAAGTTCCTCGGCTTCGAGCAGGTGTTCAAGAACGCGCTCACCGGGATGCCCATCGGCGGTGGCAAGGGCGGCTCCGACTTCGACCCGCGTGGCCGCTCGCAGGGCGAGGTCATGCGGTTCTGCCAGTCGTTCATGACCGAGCTCTACCGCCACCTCGGGGAGCACACCGACGTCCCGGCGGGCGACATCGGCGTCGGCGGCCGCGAGATCGGCTACCTGTTCGGGCAGTACAAGCGGATCACCAACCGCTACGAGTCCGGCGTCCTCACGGGCAAGGGCCTCACCTGGGGCGGCTCGCTCGTCCGCACGGAGGCCACCGGCTACGGCACCGTGCTGTTCGCCGAGCGCATGCTGCAGAACCGGGGCACGTCGTTCGACGGGCGCCGCGTCGTGGTCTCGGGGTCCGGCAACGTCGCGCAGTACGCGATCCAGAAGGCGCAGCAGCTCGGCGGCCACGTGGTGGCGTGCTCCGACTCCACGGGCTACGTGCTCGACGAGCGCGGCATCGATCTCGACCTCCTGCAGCAGACCCGCGAGGTCGAGCGGCTCCCGGTCTCGATCTACGCCGAGCGGCGCGGCGCGACGTTCGTGCCCGGCCGACGCGTGTGGGAGGTCGGTGCCCAGGTCGCGCTGCCGTGCGCCACCCAGAACGAGCTCGACGAGGACAGCGCCGCGGCGCTCGTGAGGTCCGGGGTCATCGCCGTCGCCGAGGGGGCCAACATGCCGACCACGCCATCAGCGGTCGCCCTGCTGCGCGACGCCGGCGTCCTGTTCGGCCCGGGCAAGGCCGCGAACGCGGGCGGGGTCGCGACCTCGGCGCTCGAGATGCAGCAGAACGCGAGCCGGGACTCGTGGTCGTTCGAGTACACCGAGGAGCGCCTCGCGGGGATCATGCACTCGATCCACGACCGCTGCCTGGCCACGGCCGACGAGTACGAGGCGCCCGGGAACTACGTGGTCGGCGCGAACATCGCCGGCTTCACCAAGGTGGCCGACGCCATGCTCGCCCTCGGCGTCGTCTGA
- a CDS encoding MFS transporter produces MARSTGAAAGLVLFTLATSQFLMTLDSSVMNVSIAQVAADVGTTVTGIQTAITLYTLVMATMMITGGKVGGLIGRRRAFAIGCVVYACGSFVTALAPSLTVLIIGWSVLEGLGAALIMPAIVALVASNFATTERPRAYGLVASAGAVAVAAGPLIGGFVTTYWTWRYVFAGEVVLVVGILALTRKIADAAPEERFRLDLVGSVLSALGLGLAVFGVLRSGEWGWVLTRPGGPSWWGVSPTVWFVLAGAVVLRLFFGWEHRVVAAGREPLVRPDLLRNVRLVGGLTMFFFQFMIQAGLFFIVPLFLSVALGLSALATGVQLLPLSVSLLAAAVGVPRFLPRASPREVVRWGVVVILVGIVALMAALEIGAGPEIVGVPLFLVGLGVGALASQLGAVTVSAVPDEQSGDVGGVQNTMTNLGASLGTALAGSVLIATLTATLLAGLDDNPQVGADVAANAQVELAGGVPFVSDADLAPALEAAGLPPQEVTAIVEENTAARIGALRASLAVLALVAALALYFSRLLPTAPVGSEPVATDAPPRAPSTDAA; encoded by the coding sequence ATGGCGCGGAGCACCGGTGCAGCGGCGGGACTGGTGCTGTTCACGCTCGCCACCAGCCAGTTCCTCATGACGCTCGACAGCTCGGTGATGAACGTGTCGATCGCGCAGGTGGCGGCGGACGTGGGAACCACCGTCACGGGCATCCAGACGGCGATCACGCTCTACACGCTCGTGATGGCCACGATGATGATCACCGGCGGCAAGGTCGGCGGGCTGATCGGGCGACGGCGGGCCTTCGCCATCGGGTGCGTCGTCTACGCGTGCGGGTCGTTCGTCACCGCGCTCGCCCCGTCCCTGACGGTGCTGATCATCGGCTGGTCGGTCCTGGAGGGACTCGGCGCGGCGCTGATCATGCCCGCGATCGTCGCGCTGGTGGCCTCGAACTTCGCGACGACGGAACGCCCGCGCGCCTACGGCCTGGTCGCCTCGGCCGGCGCGGTCGCGGTGGCTGCCGGGCCGTTGATCGGCGGGTTCGTGACGACGTACTGGACGTGGCGGTACGTGTTCGCCGGCGAGGTCGTGCTGGTCGTCGGCATCCTGGCGCTGACCCGCAAGATCGCCGACGCCGCCCCCGAGGAGCGGTTCCGTCTCGACCTGGTGGGATCCGTCCTGTCGGCCCTCGGGCTCGGGCTGGCCGTCTTCGGCGTGCTCCGGTCCGGCGAGTGGGGCTGGGTGCTCACCCGCCCCGGCGGCCCGTCCTGGTGGGGCGTGTCGCCGACCGTGTGGTTCGTCCTGGCCGGCGCCGTCGTCCTGCGGCTGTTCTTCGGGTGGGAGCACCGGGTCGTCGCAGCCGGTCGCGAACCGCTGGTCCGCCCGGACCTGCTGCGCAACGTACGGCTCGTCGGCGGGCTGACCATGTTCTTCTTCCAGTTCATGATCCAGGCCGGCCTCTTCTTCATCGTGCCGCTGTTCCTGTCGGTCGCCCTCGGGCTGTCCGCTCTGGCGACCGGTGTCCAGCTGCTGCCACTGTCGGTGTCGCTGCTCGCCGCCGCGGTCGGCGTCCCTCGGTTCCTGCCGCGTGCGTCCCCGCGCGAGGTCGTGCGTTGGGGTGTGGTCGTGATCCTGGTCGGCATCGTGGCTCTCATGGCGGCCCTGGAGATCGGAGCCGGTCCGGAGATCGTGGGGGTGCCGCTGTTCCTCGTCGGCCTCGGGGTCGGCGCGCTCGCGTCGCAGCTCGGCGCCGTGACGGTCTCGGCGGTGCCGGACGAGCAGAGTGGCGACGTCGGCGGCGTGCAGAACACGATGACGAACCTGGGCGCGTCCCTGGGCACGGCCCTGGCCGGGTCGGTGCTCATCGCGACGCTGACGGCGACCCTGCTCGCCGGGCTGGACGACAACCCGCAGGTCGGTGCCGACGTGGCCGCGAACGCCCAGGTCGAGCTGGCCGGTGGGGTGCCGTTCGTGTCCGACGCGGACCTGGCACCCGCGCTCGAGGCCGCCGGGCTCCCGCCGCAGGAGGTGACGGCGATCGTCGAGGAGAACACGGCCGCCCGGATCGGCGCCCTGCGCGCGAGCCTCGCGGTGCTCGCGCTGGTGGCGGCGCTGGCGCTCTACTTCTCGCGGCTGCTGCCGACGGCGCCCGTGGGATCCGAGCCGGTCGCGACCGACGCACCGCCACGGGCTCCGTCGACCGACGCGGCATAG
- a CDS encoding DinB family protein: MDEKETLLRYLRAQRTSLLGKLDGLGEYDIRRPLTPTGTNLLGLVKHVAGVQLDYFGEVFGRPAALEPPWLAQDAEPNADMWATPEETRDEIVQLHRFSAEHSDATIEALPLDAPGEVPWWGDDRHVTLHQILVHMCVETARHAGHADIVRELVDGAVGSRRDDPNIPAIDWPQYRDRVEAAARASVRVRRAGP, from the coding sequence ATGGACGAGAAGGAGACCCTGCTGAGGTACCTGCGCGCGCAGCGCACCAGCCTGCTCGGCAAGCTCGACGGCCTCGGCGAGTACGACATCCGCCGGCCGCTGACGCCGACGGGCACCAACCTGCTCGGGCTGGTCAAGCACGTCGCCGGGGTGCAGCTCGACTACTTCGGCGAGGTTTTCGGGCGACCCGCTGCCCTGGAGCCGCCGTGGCTCGCGCAGGACGCGGAGCCGAACGCCGACATGTGGGCGACGCCGGAGGAGACCCGCGACGAGATCGTGCAGCTGCACCGGTTCTCGGCGGAGCACAGCGACGCGACGATCGAGGCGCTGCCCCTCGACGCGCCCGGCGAGGTCCCGTGGTGGGGGGATGACCGCCATGTGACGCTGCACCAGATCCTGGTGCACATGTGCGTCGAGACGGCCCGGCACGCGGGGCACGCCGACATCGTGCGGGAGCTGGTCGACGGGGCCGTCGGCAGCCGTCGCGACGACCCCAACATCCCCGCGATCGACTGGCCGCAGTACCGCGACCGCGTGGAGGCGGCCGCTCGGGCGTCGGTGCGGGTCAGGCGTGCGGGTCCGTGA
- a CDS encoding NAD(P)/FAD-dependent oxidoreductase — translation MTHPKRIVIVGGGYAGFYAAWNLERTLRPDEAEIVVIDPRPYMTYQPFLPEVMAGSVEARHAAVSLRRHLRRSTVVAGEVTGVEHARRTVRVRPADGDDLELGYDVIVITAGAVTRTFPVPGVAEQAIGMKHVEEAVAIRDRLLTAFDRAAVLPPGPERRRLLTVTFVGGGFSGVEGFGELLSLATSLLPSYPELSPADLGFHLVEAADRILPEVTDGPGRWVVRALEERGARVHLRTKLVSAVDGHVVLSTGEEFDSGLIVWAAGNAANPVVAQHTDLPVDERGLLRVRADLRIGTAAAVVPDAWAGGDDAAVPDIAVATPGSRTVPNAQHAVRQGKHLAANVAAVLRGGVPRDYLHQSLGVVATLGLGQGVFQYRRLVVTGFPAWVMHRGYHVLAVPTWERKIRVLAVWLAAAVFGRDIVSLASVQHPRDAFVTGGAPRARP, via the coding sequence GTGACACACCCGAAGCGGATCGTTATCGTCGGCGGCGGCTACGCGGGCTTCTACGCCGCGTGGAACCTGGAGAGGACGCTGCGTCCGGACGAGGCCGAGATCGTCGTGATCGACCCCCGCCCCTACATGACCTACCAACCGTTCCTCCCCGAGGTGATGGCCGGCTCGGTCGAGGCCCGGCACGCCGCCGTCTCGCTGCGCAGGCACCTGCGCCGCAGCACGGTCGTCGCGGGCGAGGTGACCGGGGTCGAGCACGCGCGCCGCACGGTGCGGGTCCGCCCCGCCGACGGCGACGACCTCGAGCTCGGCTACGACGTCATCGTCATCACCGCCGGCGCCGTGACCCGGACGTTCCCGGTGCCCGGCGTCGCCGAGCAGGCGATCGGCATGAAGCACGTCGAGGAGGCCGTAGCGATCCGCGACCGCCTGCTCACGGCCTTCGACCGCGCCGCGGTCCTGCCGCCGGGACCCGAACGGCGCAGGCTGCTCACCGTGACCTTCGTCGGGGGTGGGTTCTCGGGCGTCGAGGGCTTCGGCGAGCTGCTGTCCCTGGCGACCTCGCTGCTGCCCTCCTACCCCGAGCTCTCCCCCGCCGACCTCGGCTTCCACCTGGTGGAGGCGGCCGACCGCATCCTGCCCGAGGTCACGGACGGCCCGGGGCGGTGGGTGGTGCGCGCCCTGGAGGAGCGCGGTGCGCGCGTGCACCTGCGCACGAAGCTCGTCTCCGCCGTCGACGGGCACGTGGTCCTGTCCACCGGCGAGGAGTTCGACTCCGGCCTCATCGTGTGGGCTGCCGGCAACGCGGCGAACCCGGTGGTGGCGCAGCACACCGACCTGCCCGTCGACGAGCGTGGGCTGCTGCGGGTGCGGGCGGACCTGCGGATCGGCACGGCCGCGGCCGTCGTCCCCGATGCCTGGGCCGGCGGCGACGACGCGGCGGTGCCGGACATCGCCGTCGCGACGCCCGGTTCGCGCACGGTGCCCAACGCGCAGCACGCGGTACGCCAGGGCAAGCACCTGGCGGCGAACGTCGCGGCGGTGCTGCGCGGGGGCGTGCCCAGGGACTACCTGCACCAGAGCCTCGGAGTCGTCGCGACGCTCGGGCTCGGCCAGGGCGTGTTCCAGTACCGCCGCCTGGTCGTCACGGGGTTCCCGGCCTGGGTCATGCACCGCGGGTACCACGTGCTTGCGGTGCCCACCTGGGAACGCAAGATCCGGGTGCTCGCGGTGTGGCTGGCAGCCGCGGTGTTCGGGCGCGACATCGTCTCGCTGGCGAGCGTCCAGCACCCTCGCGACGCCTTCGTCACCGGCGGTGCTCCCCGCGCGCGCCCGTGA
- the sigJ gene encoding RNA polymerase sigma factor SigJ: MASDTADNAAAPSTGSNQNVPDTDVRAFEDVRPRLFGLAYRMLGSVAEAEDVVQDAWVRWQGTDRRAVRNPAAFLTTTTTRLAINASTSAHARRETYLGPWLPEPVDTSADPALGAERAEALETAVLLLLEKLGPAERAAYVLREAFGYSFREIAEVLGLTEVNARQVARRAREHLASARSVPASPARRRRLVESFAAAARAGDLDGLERLLVDDVVVRPDGGGEVHASRLELVGVARTMTFLDNVLRKYWHHSTFRTVEVNGGAGLLVATADGVPQALVTLDGSQRGIEHVYIVVSPSKLRRFTATG, translated from the coding sequence GTGGCCAGCGACACCGCCGACAACGCCGCCGCACCGAGCACGGGCTCGAACCAGAACGTCCCGGACACGGACGTCAGGGCGTTCGAGGACGTCCGGCCGCGCCTGTTCGGCCTCGCCTACCGGATGCTCGGCAGCGTGGCGGAGGCCGAGGACGTGGTCCAGGACGCGTGGGTGCGCTGGCAGGGCACCGACCGCCGCGCGGTGCGCAACCCGGCCGCGTTCCTCACGACGACCACGACCCGGCTGGCCATCAACGCGAGCACGTCGGCGCACGCGCGGCGCGAGACATACCTCGGTCCATGGCTGCCCGAGCCCGTCGACACGAGCGCGGACCCCGCCCTCGGCGCCGAGCGCGCCGAGGCCCTGGAGACGGCGGTGCTGCTCCTGCTCGAGAAGCTCGGTCCCGCCGAGCGGGCCGCGTACGTGCTGCGCGAGGCCTTCGGGTACAGCTTCCGTGAGATCGCCGAGGTGCTGGGTCTCACCGAGGTCAACGCCCGGCAGGTGGCCCGACGCGCGCGCGAGCACCTGGCCTCCGCGCGGTCGGTTCCGGCGTCCCCCGCCCGGCGGCGCCGGCTCGTGGAGTCGTTCGCCGCGGCCGCGCGCGCCGGTGACCTCGACGGGCTCGAGCGGCTGCTCGTGGACGACGTCGTCGTGCGGCCCGACGGTGGCGGTGAGGTGCACGCCTCCCGCCTGGAGCTCGTGGGGGTCGCGCGCACCATGACCTTCCTCGACAACGTGCTGCGCAAGTACTGGCACCACTCGACGTTCCGCACCGTGGAGGTGAACGGCGGCGCCGGGCTCCTCGTCGCCACCGCGGACGGTGTCCCCCAGGCGCTCGTCACGCTCGACGGCTCGCAGCGTGGGATCGAGCACGTCTATATCGTGGTCAGCCCGAGCAAGCTCCGGCGGTTCACGGCGACCGGCTGA
- a CDS encoding SDR family oxidoreductase codes for MLVVVIGGTGLIGSRLVALLTEQGHRAVAASPGTGVNTLTGEGLTEVLQGADVVVDVSNSPSFEAAAVLEFFETSTRNLLAAEAAAGVRHHVALSVVGTERLPESGYFRAKIAQEKLIEGSSIPYSLVHATQFFEFLAGIVDSATDGSTVHLAHVLIQPMAADDVAAALRGVTLGAPANGRVEIAGPERLRLDDLGRRFLTARGDPREVVTDPAAKYFGAVLHEDTLVPHGDAVLGSTTLEDWMAR; via the coding sequence ATGCTGGTCGTCGTCATCGGAGGCACAGGACTCATCGGCTCCAGGCTGGTGGCACTGCTGACCGAGCAAGGTCACCGGGCCGTCGCCGCGTCGCCGGGTACCGGGGTGAACACCCTCACCGGCGAGGGCCTGACCGAGGTGCTGCAGGGCGCCGACGTCGTCGTCGACGTCTCGAACTCGCCGTCGTTCGAGGCGGCCGCCGTGCTGGAGTTCTTCGAGACCTCCACGCGCAACCTGCTGGCCGCCGAGGCCGCCGCCGGCGTGCGGCACCACGTCGCGCTGTCCGTCGTCGGTACCGAACGGCTGCCCGAGAGCGGCTACTTCCGCGCCAAGATCGCGCAGGAGAAGCTCATCGAAGGGTCGTCGATCCCGTACTCGCTGGTGCACGCCACCCAGTTCTTCGAGTTCCTCGCGGGCATCGTCGACTCCGCGACCGACGGCTCGACGGTGCACCTGGCGCACGTGCTGATCCAGCCCATGGCCGCCGACGACGTGGCCGCGGCGCTGCGCGGCGTGACGCTCGGCGCACCGGCGAACGGGCGGGTCGAGATCGCCGGGCCGGAGCGGCTCCGCCTGGACGACCTGGGGCGTCGGTTCCTCACCGCGCGCGGCGACCCGCGTGAGGTGGTCACGGACCCCGCAGCCAAGTACTTCGGCGCAGTGCTCCACGAGGACACGCTCGTCCCGCACGGCGACGCCGTCCTGGGCAGCACCACGCTCGAGGACTGGATGGCGCGGTGA
- a CDS encoding class I SAM-dependent methyltransferase, which yields MESPDGIAGVFDRAADTYDAVGVPWVGPIATRLVAELDVRPGTRVLDIGCGRGAALGPLALATGPTGHALGIDLAPRMVELTARDLAHLPQVEVRVADARAPELPPASFDVVAASLVLFFLPEPAAALRAWTELVVHGGRLGVTTLGEKDPGWTAVDQLFGPHLPPELIEARSRALRGPYASDAGVERLFSDAGLTDVRTVVHSVDAVFGDPEQFVAFSWSHGQRSMWEAVPEAARPGLQEEVLGALEEQRDASGRITFRQAVRHTLGVRP from the coding sequence ATGGAGTCACCGGATGGCATAGCAGGCGTGTTCGACCGCGCCGCGGACACCTACGACGCGGTCGGTGTCCCGTGGGTCGGGCCGATCGCCACGAGGCTGGTCGCCGAGCTCGACGTCAGGCCCGGCACGCGCGTGCTCGACATCGGCTGCGGACGCGGCGCCGCCCTGGGGCCGCTGGCCCTCGCGACCGGCCCGACCGGGCACGCCCTCGGCATCGATCTCGCCCCGCGGATGGTCGAGCTGACCGCACGCGACCTCGCTCACCTCCCCCAGGTGGAGGTCCGGGTGGCTGACGCCCGCGCGCCGGAACTGCCCCCCGCGTCGTTCGACGTCGTCGCCGCCAGCCTGGTGCTCTTCTTCCTGCCCGAACCCGCGGCAGCACTGCGCGCGTGGACGGAGCTCGTGGTCCACGGCGGACGCCTGGGCGTGACCACCCTGGGCGAGAAGGACCCGGGGTGGACCGCCGTCGACCAGCTCTTCGGCCCGCACCTCCCGCCCGAACTCATAGAGGCCCGGTCCCGCGCGCTGCGCGGCCCGTACGCGTCCGACGCCGGGGTGGAGCGGCTGTTCTCCGACGCGGGCCTCACGGACGTCAGGACCGTGGTCCACAGCGTGGACGCGGTGTTCGGCGACCCGGAACAGTTCGTGGCGTTCTCGTGGTCGCACGGCCAGCGGTCGATGTGGGAGGCGGTGCCCGAGGCTGCCCGCCCCGGGTTGCAGGAGGAGGTCCTCGGCGCCCTGGAGGAGCAGCGCGACGCGTCGGGTCGGATCACGTTCCGGCAGGCCGTACGGCACACGCTCGGCGTGCGGCCCTGA
- a CDS encoding DUF72 domain-containing protein yields MSVRIGTSGWSYDHWEHVLYPPGLPSSQRLARYVQEFGTVELNASFYRWPRESTFAGWQRRLPAGFRMSVKAPRGLTHAKRLYAPEVWAQRIARSWHELGDRREVLLVQLRPDQARDDARLDWFLASLPDWVRVAAELRHPSWQHDDVFSLLERRGAASVVMSGAHLPCVLRATAPTVYVRMHGPDHHHLYGGSYSDDDLRWWADRIREWSDGGRDVLVYFNNDGGGAAVRNARTLRWLLGV; encoded by the coding sequence GTGAGTGTGCGCATCGGCACGTCCGGCTGGTCGTACGACCACTGGGAGCACGTCCTGTACCCGCCCGGCCTGCCGTCGTCCCAGCGTCTGGCGCGGTACGTCCAGGAGTTCGGGACCGTCGAGCTGAACGCGAGCTTCTACCGCTGGCCGCGGGAGTCGACGTTCGCCGGCTGGCAACGACGCCTCCCCGCCGGCTTCCGGATGTCGGTCAAGGCGCCGCGCGGGCTGACGCACGCCAAGCGGCTCTACGCGCCCGAGGTGTGGGCTCAGCGGATCGCGCGGTCGTGGCACGAGCTCGGCGACCGGCGCGAGGTGCTGCTGGTCCAGCTCCGGCCGGACCAGGCCCGCGACGACGCCCGCCTGGACTGGTTCCTGGCCTCGCTGCCCGACTGGGTGCGGGTCGCCGCCGAGCTCCGGCACCCCTCGTGGCAGCACGACGACGTCTTCTCTCTGCTGGAGCGGCGTGGCGCAGCGTCGGTCGTGATGAGCGGAGCGCACCTGCCCTGCGTGCTGCGCGCCACTGCGCCCACCGTGTACGTACGGATGCACGGGCCGGACCACCACCACCTGTACGGCGGCTCGTACTCCGACGACGACCTGCGCTGGTGGGCGGACCGGATCCGGGAGTGGTCGGACGGCGGGCGGGACGTCCTCGTCTACTTCAACAACGACGGCGGGGGCGCCGCCGTGCGCAACGCCCGCACGCTGCGATGGCTGCTGGGGGTCTGA
- a CDS encoding GlsB/YeaQ/YmgE family stress response membrane protein — MTAAGIISAIIIGAIIGALGRLVVRGKQNISILVTIIVGIIAALLGTWLASLVGVETTDGIDWIELLFQVVLAAIGVAIVAGTGGRRR; from the coding sequence ATGACCGCCGCTGGCATCATCTCCGCCATCATCATCGGGGCCATCATCGGGGCGCTCGGCCGCCTGGTCGTCCGAGGCAAGCAGAACATCTCGATCCTGGTCACGATCATCGTGGGGATCATCGCTGCACTTCTGGGCACCTGGCTGGCCAGCCTCGTCGGCGTCGAGACGACGGACGGCATCGACTGGATCGAGCTGCTCTTCCAGGTCGTGCTCGCCGCCATCGGTGTGGCGATCGTCGCGGGCACCGGCGGCCGCCGCCGCTGA
- a CDS encoding AIM24 family protein, with product MRSSLMQNAERSTEPGSFVLQNERMLKVDLAGTGGFFYAKQGSMVAYQGDVDFDYQGSGGVAKMFKKAFTGEGMSLMKVSGSGDVFLAQDADEVFIVHLEGESVTVSGSSILAFESTLTWDINRVEGASMLSGGLFNTTFTGTGALAVTAYGTPVVLQVDVPTFVDMQSAVLWSTSLQSTVRRTAKLGSVIGRGSGEAYQLGLTGQGFVVVQASEGHPVPSSQG from the coding sequence ATGCGCAGCTCACTGATGCAGAACGCGGAACGGTCCACCGAGCCCGGCAGCTTCGTGCTGCAGAACGAGCGGATGCTCAAGGTGGACCTGGCAGGCACGGGCGGCTTCTTCTACGCCAAGCAGGGGTCGATGGTGGCCTACCAGGGCGACGTCGACTTCGACTACCAGGGCAGCGGCGGCGTCGCCAAGATGTTCAAGAAGGCGTTCACCGGCGAGGGCATGTCCCTGATGAAGGTCTCGGGCAGCGGGGACGTCTTCCTGGCGCAGGACGCCGACGAGGTGTTCATCGTGCACCTGGAGGGCGAGAGCGTCACCGTCAGCGGGTCCAGCATCCTCGCGTTCGAGAGCACGCTCACGTGGGACATCAACCGGGTCGAGGGAGCGTCGATGCTCAGCGGCGGCCTGTTCAACACGACCTTCACGGGTACGGGCGCGCTGGCCGTGACCGCGTACGGGACGCCCGTCGTGCTGCAGGTCGACGTGCCGACGTTCGTGGACATGCAGTCCGCGGTGCTCTGGTCCACGTCGCTGCAGTCGACGGTCCGCAGGACCGCCAAGCTCGGCTCGGTGATCGGTCGCGGCTCCGGAGAGGCCTACCAGCTGGGGCTCACCGGGCAGGGGTTCGTCGTCGTGCAGGCGTCGGAGGGTCACCCCGTCCCCAGCAGCCAGGGCTGA